The following are from one region of the Corylus avellana chromosome ca1, CavTom2PMs-1.0 genome:
- the LOC132181390 gene encoding pentatricopeptide repeat-containing protein At5g52850, chloroplastic — protein MLCEAVSKTFKGNYSYRFQEICIGVLSLCNSKSLKEGVCVHSPIIKLGLQDDFYLNNNLLSLYAKCFGVDHARHFFDEMPYKDVVSWTGILSAYVRNENHEQALELFGSMISFGHYPNEFTLSSVLRSCSAIGEFECGTRIQAYMVKNGFDSNPVLASALIGLYSKCGFIEEAYANFAYMGRGDTISWTTMISSLVQAHKWSQALQLYIRMVEAGPAGVPPNEFTFVKLLAASSALGLSYGKLVHAHMILLGIELNVILKTALVDMYSKCQRMEDAVKALNQTPERDVFIWTTIISGFIRNMKVREAIAALQEMEMSETVPNNFTYSTILNACSSILSLKLGKQVHSRVIMAGLKDDISVGNALVDMYMKFDMYMKCSNLIEDALRVFRVMTSQNVITWTSLIAGFAEHGFAQDSFQYFEEMRAVGLKPNSFTLSSMLAACSTIKSHFQTRKLHGYIIKTKADRNSVVGNALVDAYAGLGMVDDAWCVIRNMSHRDAITYTSLASRMNQMGHHDRALNIIRHMNNDNVKMDGFSLASFLSASAGLGSTVAGKQLHCFSVKSGLGCWLSVSNSLVDMYGKCGCIHDAHRAFREINEPDVASWNGLISGLASNGNISSALSAFEDMRLVGVKPDSVTFLVVLFACSHGGLVDLGLEHFHSMRDTHGIAPQLDHYVCLIDLLGRSGRLEEAMGVMKSMPFRPDALIYKTLLSASKLHGNVPLGEDMARQGLNLDPSDPAFYMLLANLYDRSGRSDLGEKTRRLMKERGLRKSPCQSWMEIRNQVHLFTAGDRSHPQINEINEKIGSLKAEFQCRGYIYRDNGDAYYHSEKLAVAFALLSTPSKTPILIVKKLRVCTDCHDFVMLVTQVVDREIIVREGNRIHSFKKGGCSCRGH, from the exons ATGCTATGCGAAGCGGTCAGCAAGACCTTTAAGGGAAATTACTCATACCGTTTCCAAGAAATTTGTATTGGGGTTCTTTCATTATGCAACTCGAAGTCTTTGAAAGAGGGTGTGTGTGTTCACAGCCCAATAATCAAACTGGGTCTTCAAGATGACTTCTATTTGAACAACAACTTGTTATCTCTCTATGCTAAATGCTTTGGAGTGGACCATGCACGCCACTTCTTCGATGAAATGCCTTACAAGGATGTGGTATCCTGGACTGGGATTCTCTCTGCTTATGTTAGAAATGAAAACCACGAGCAGGCACTTGAGTTGTTCGGTTCAATGATTAGTTTCGGTCATTATCCGAATGAGTTCACATTATCAAGTGTCTTGAGGTCATGTTCTGCCATAGGGGAGTTTGAATGTGGAACTCGTATTCAGGCCTATATGGTAAAGAATGGGTTTGATTCAAATCCAGTTTTGGCAAGTGCTTTGATTGGCTTGTACTCTAAGTGCGGTTTTATTGAAGAAGCATATGCAAATTTTGCATATATGGGTCGCGGTGATACTATTTCTTGGACAACGATGATATCTTCGTTGGTCCAAGCTCATAAATGGAGTCAGGCTTTACAACTTTATATACGTATGGTTGAGGCAGGACCGGCAGGTGTACCTCCGAATGAGTTCACTTTCGTGAAGCTTCTTGCTGCATCCAGTGCTCTTGGTTTGAGTTATGGCAAATTAGTTCATGCCCACATGATATTGTTAGGAATTGAGCTGAATGTGATTTTGAAGACAGCTCTTGTTGATATGTACTCAAAGTGCCAGAGAATGGAAGATGCTGTCAAGGCCTTAAATCAGACACCTGAAcgtgatgtgtttatatggactACTATTATATCTGGTTTCATTCGAAATATGAAGGTTAGGGAGGCCATTGCTGCATTACAGGAGATGGAGATGTCTGAAACCGTACCTAATAATTTTACTTATTCAACTATACTGAACGCTTGCTCGTCAATTTTATCACTGAAATTGGGGAAACAGGTCCACTCACGGGTGATTATGGCTGGCTTGAAGGATGATATTTCTGTTGGAAATGCATTAGTTGATATGTATATGAAAT TTGATATGTATATGAAATGTTCCAACCTAATAGAAGATGCTTTGAGAGTGTTTAGAGTGATGACCTCACAAAATGTCATCACTTGGACTTCTCTGATTGCTGGTTTTGCTGAGCATGGTTTTGCACAAGATTCTTTTCAGTATTTTGAGGAGATGAGAGCAGTGGGGTTGAAACCAAATTCATTTACTCTCTCTAGCATGCTTGCTGCTTGCAGTACAAtaaaatctcattttcaaaCAAGAAAGCTCCATGGATACATAATTAAAACTAAAGCAGACCGCAATTCAGTTGTGGGGAATGCTCTTGTAGATGCTTATGCTGGATTGGGGATGGTGGATGATGCATGGTGTGTGATTAGAAACATGAGTCACAGAGATGCCATCACATACACGAGTTTAGCCTCAAGAATGAATCAGATGGGCCATCATGACAGGGCATTAAACATCATCAGGCACATGAACAATGATAATGTTAAGATGGATGGATTTAGCCTGGCCAGCTTCTTATCTGCATCAGCCGGTTTGGGCTCAACGGTAGCCGGGAAGCAACTACACTGTTTTTCCGTGAAATCTGGCTTAGGCTGCTGGCTTTCAGTCTCAAATAGCCTAGTTGACATGTATGGAAAATGCGGCTGCATACATGATGCACATAGAGCTTTTAGGGAAATAAATGAGCCAGATGTTGCATCATGGAATGGGTTGATATCTGGATTGGCATCAAATGGTAATATCTCATCCGCTCTCTCTGCCTTCGAAGATATGAGGTTAGTCGGAGTCAAACCGGATTCAGTTACATTCTTGGTAGTGCTCTTTGCTTGCAGTCATGGTGGTTTAGTGGACTTGGGTCTTGAGCATTTTCATTCTATGAGGGATACACATGGTATAGCACCACAATTGGACCACTATGTTTGCTTAATTGATCTCCTTGGCCGATCCGGTCGGCTAGAGGAGGCAATGGGAGTGATGAAGAGTATGCCTTTCAGGCCAGATGCTTTGATATACAAAACATTATTGAGTGCCTCCAAATTACATGGGAATGTACCTCTTGGGGAAGATATGGCAAGGCAAGGTCTCAATCTTGACCCATCTGACCCAGCTTTCTATATGCTGCTTGCAAACTTGTATGATAGATCAGGCCGGTCTGACTTAGGCGAGAAAACTCGCAGGCTGATGAAAGAGAGAGGTTTGAGGAAGAGCCCTTGCCAAAGCTGGATGGAGATACGAAACCAGGTTCATCTCTTCACTGCAGGGGACAGATCACATCCACAAATCAACGAAATTAATGAGAAAATAGGATCACTTAAAGCTGAATTCCAGTGTCGGGGATATATATATCGAGACAATGGAGATGCATATTATCACAGTGAGAAGCTAGCTGTTGCCTTCGCTCTTCTTAGTACACCGTCAAAGACCCCAATACTTATAGTCAAGAAATTACGTGTTTGTACGGATTGCCATGACTTTGTAATGCTTGTAACACAAGTGGTTGATAGGGAAATTATTGTAAGGGAAGGGAACCGAATCCATTCCTTCAAGAAGGGTGGCTGCTCATGCAGAGGCCACTAG